In Cicer arietinum cultivar CDC Frontier isolate Library 1 chromosome 7, Cicar.CDCFrontier_v2.0, whole genome shotgun sequence, a single window of DNA contains:
- the LOC101515162 gene encoding ubiquitin domain-containing protein DSK2b-like — protein MGGDSAVDDSASESKCEVEGVNINVRCSNGTKFSVQVSLDSTVGSFKDLIARKSDIPSQQQRLIYKGRILKDDQTLQSYGLEADHAVHLVRSFAPTNTNSGTNSSGTNTTTNDSGGAGANVGGGLGGLGFGASMFPGLGTNGTGGSGLFGDGFPDLEQMQQPFISNPNLMREMMNTPAMQNLVNNPEIVRNLIMNNPQMQELMDRNPELAHILNDPSTLRQTLEATRNPEIMREMMRNTDRAMSNIESSPEGFNMLRRMYENVQEPFLNATTMAGNTGISAAHGGLARDQSTNPSTTSSETTAGSPIPNTNPLPNPWSSTGTGAPQSNTRRSTTGGDSRQQAPPGLGGLGLPGLEGMLGGNGMPDPAVLTQLMQNPAISQMMQSMLSNPQTLSQILDANTEQRGMPDLNSLRDVMQNPEFLRLFQSPETLQQLLSFQQSLMSQLGQQQSTREPGQTGGGTGSLNNLGLEMLSSMFGGLGAGSLAVPNTSNEPPEQLYATQLSQLQEMGFFDTQENIRALIATSGNVHAAVERLLGNSGQ, from the exons ATGGGAGGTGATAGTGCCGTTGATGATTCTGCTTCGGAATCCAAGTGCGAAGTTGAAGGTGTTAACATCAACGTTCGATGCTCCAATGGTACCAAATTTTCGGTTCAGGTTTCCCTCGATTCCACCGTTGGATCCTTCAAGGATCTCATTGCGCGTAAAAGTGATATCCCTTCCCAACAACAACGCCTCATTTACAAGGGACGTATATTGAAGGACGATCAAACGCTTCAAAGCTATG GTTTGGAGGCAGATCACGCTGTCCACTTGGTTCGGAGCTTTGCTCCTACAAATACAAATAGTGGGACCAACAGTAGTGGCACAAATACCACAACAAATGATTCTGGAGGCGCTGGAGCTAATGTTGGTGGGGGTTTGGGAGGGCTCGGTTTTGGTGCTTCAATGTTCCCTGGACTAGGTACCAATGGCACTGGGGGGAGTGGCTTATTTGGTGACGGATTTCCAGATCTTGAACAAATGCAGCAACCATTTATTTCTAACCCAAATTTAATGAGAGAAATGATGAACACACCTGCTATGCAGAATCTAGTAAATAATCCCGAGATAGTGAGGAATCTTATAATGAACAACCCACAGATGCAAGAGCTCATGGATCGAAACCCCGAGCTAGCACACATACTTAATGATCCCAGCACTCTCCGCCAGACCCTTGAAGCTACAAGGAATCCTGAGATCATGCGTGAAATGATGAGAAATACAGACAGAGCAATGAGCAACATTGAATCTTCTCCTGAGGGATTCAACATGCTGAGACGCATGTATGAAAATGTTCAAGAACCATTTTTAAATGCCACTACAATGGCTGGTAATACAGGAATTTCAGCAGCTCATGGTGGCCTAGCCAGGGACCAATCAACTAATCCCTCAACCACTAGTTCTGAAACAACTGCTGGTTCTCCCATACCGAATACTAACCCACTTCCTAATCCTTGGTCCTCTACAGGAA CTGGAGCTCCCCAAAGTAACACCAGAAGATCAACCACCGGTGGTGATTCTAGGCAGCAAGCACCTCCTGGCTTAGGAGGGCTTGGTTTGCCTGGCCTTGAAGGCATGCTGGGGGGTAATGGTATGCCAGATCCTGCTGTGTTGACCCAATTAATGCAAAATCCAGCTATCTCACAAATGATGCAAAGTATGCTTTCCAACCCCCAAACTTTGAGTCAG aTTCTTGATGCTAATACTGAACAGCGGGGCATGCCTGATTTAAATTCTCTTAGAGATGTAatgcaaaatccagagttcCTTCGTTTGTTTCAATCACCTGAGACATTGCAG CAACTATTGTCTTTCCAGCAATCCCTTATGTCTCAGCTTGGTCAGCAACAATCAACACG GGAACCGGGTCAAACTGGTGGAGGCACTG GATCATTAAACAACTTGGGGTTGGAGATGTTATCCAGCATGTTTGGTGGACTTGGAGCTGGTAGCCTAGCTGTTCCAAATACATCAAATG AGCCACCAGAGCAGTTGTACGCCACCCAGCTTTCGCAGCTTCAAGAGATGGGATTCTTTGACACACAAGAGAACATAAGGGCTCTTATTGCCACTTCAGGGAATGTTCATGCAGCCGTTGAACGTCTTTTGGGGAACTCTGGTCAGTAG